In Candidatus Nealsonbacteria bacterium, the sequence TTCCAATACGTGCCTTTTTAATTCCTCTCTTTAAGGCTTTTTTTGTAGCTCTTAAAAGCCTCCTCACTTCGGGTTTAATATCTCCTACAGGTAAGGTAATTGCCATATCACTATGAAAACCATTATAAAAAATACCTAAATCTAAAGATATTATATCTCCTTCTTTCAAAACCCTTTTAGAAGGTAAAGCATGAACAATCTCTTCGTTTATTGAAGTACATAAAGCAGCCGGATATCCTTCATATCCCTTAAAGGAAGGTTTTACTTTGTATTTAAAAATTAGACTCTCTGTGAGTCTATCTAATTCTTTGGTGGTAATTCCGGGCGTTATTCTTTTCTCTAATTCTTTCATTATCTGAGCTAAAATCTTACCACCTTCTGACATTATTTTGATTTCTTCCTCTGTTTTTATAGGAATCATTTCACAACTTTTAAGACATCTTTAAAAACATCTTCAATACTCTGTTCACCATTGATTTTTATTAATTCTCCTCTCTTTTGGTAATATCTGACTGCAGGTTTTACATCTGTCTTGTACCATGCAAGTCTTTTTTTAACCCCCTCTATTGAGTCATCCCTTCTAGTAAATAAATCTCCTCCACATTTGTCACATTTTTTAAGTTTTTTAAACTCACCAATAAAAGGGATAATCCTCCCACATTCTCTGCACATTCTTCTCTTGGTTAATCTCTTAATAACTTCTCTTTGAGAAATTTCTATAAGGAGAACTCTTTTGTTTTTTGTCCATCCATACCATCCCAGAGCCTGTTCTACCATTTCCGCTTCCAAATCAGTTCTAGGGCTTCCATCTATAATTATCCCTTTGAATCCCTCCTTTTTCTTAAACTTTTCAAATTCATCCATCCATATTTTAAAGATAACTGGCGTTGGAACTCTTTTCCCCTGGTCAATTTCTTTACTAATTTTAATCCCGGTAAAATCTTTTTTCTTTTTCCTAGCTCTTAATAAATCTCCACTTCCAACATATTCCAGACCAAATTTCTTTTTCAAAAGTTTTGCTTGAGTTCCCTTTCCTGAACCCGGAGGTCCTAAAATAATAATGACTTTTTTATTTTTTATTTTTCTAAAATGTATCATACTCTCTCATTTCTAATTGAGCTTGTATTTGCTTTATTGTTTCCAAAACTACCGAAACAATAATTATGATTGAGGTTCCCCCAATCAAGAAACTAAAAGCAGTAATTTTCGTCATGCCTTGAATAATTGAAGGCATTAAGGCGATTAAAGCTAAAAACAAAGCTCCAATAGGTAAAATTCGATTTAATATAAAGTTTAAGTATTTAGCAGTGGATTTGCCGGGTCGAATACCGGGAACAAAACCGCCCATTTTTTTCAAGTTTTCTGCCACTGAATCTGGTTCAAAAGTAATAAGAGTATAAAAATAAGTAAAAAGGAAAATTAAAATAAAATATAAAATCCCGTAAAGCCAGGG encodes:
- the map gene encoding type I methionyl aminopeptidase; its protein translation is MIPIKTEEEIKIMSEGGKILAQIMKELEKRITPGITTKELDRLTESLIFKYKVKPSFKGYEGYPAALCTSINEEIVHALPSKRVLKEGDIISLDLGIFYNGFHSDMAITLPVGDIKPEVRRLLRATKKALKRGIKKARIGNTFGDISNTIQRYAENQGFNVVKELCGHGIGRKLHEEPQILNYGKRRTGPKIKEGMCFCLEPMLTMRGYEIKKSKDGFGLETKDGSLSAHFEHTLIVTKKGCQILTKFE
- a CDS encoding nucleoside monophosphate kinase; the encoded protein is MIHFRKIKNKKVIIILGPPGSGKGTQAKLLKKKFGLEYVGSGDLLRARKKKKDFTGIKISKEIDQGKRVPTPVIFKIWMDEFEKFKKKEGFKGIIIDGSPRTDLEAEMVEQALGWYGWTKNKRVLLIEISQREVIKRLTKRRMCRECGRIIPFIGEFKKLKKCDKCGGDLFTRRDDSIEGVKKRLAWYKTDVKPAVRYYQKRGELIKINGEQSIEDVFKDVLKVVK